In Bacteroidales bacterium, a genomic segment contains:
- a CDS encoding Txe/YoeB family addiction module toxin, which produces MSYILEFSKIALEDIAKHKKSGDETTLKKIEKLLNELREHPTTGIGQPKLLKHNLQGLYSRRINKKHRLVYSVKVEIVTVYVLSAYSHYGDK; this is translated from the coding sequence GTTTTCTAAAATTGCATTGGAAGATATTGCGAAACATAAAAAATCAGGAGACGAAACTACTTTAAAGAAAATTGAAAAATTACTTAATGAATTAAGAGAGCATCCAACCACAGGAATAGGGCAACCTAAATTATTGAAACATAACTTACAAGGCTTGTATTCTCGTAGAATAAATAAAAAACACCGTTTAGTTTATTCTGTAAAAGTTGAAATTGTTACAGTATATGTCTTAAGTGCTTATTCTCATTACGGAGATAAATAA